The genomic interval TGATCCCCTTGGCCATCAGGCTGCGGGCGGCTGCTTCCGCACTGTCCTCATCGCTCACGGTCATACCCGTCAGCAATTCAAGCTCGCTTTCATTGGGCACCAGATAGGTCACATCCGTGATACGGGAGGCATCGAGATCCGGTTGCGCCGGAGCAGGGTTCAGCAGGGTTGGAATGCCGTGCTTCGCACCAAACGCAATGGTGTGATAGATCGTCTCCAGCGGCACTTCCAGCTGCATGACGATGAGATCGCACTGCTTGAGCTCTTCCGCCGCCTTGTCGACTTCCTCTGGGGTCAGATGCTCATTGGCCCCTTTTACGATCAGGATACTGTTTTCGCCTGATTCCTCCACGAAGATTGGCGCAACGCCTGAAGAGGTGCCCGGTACGCGCACCACATGGCGGGTATCAACGCCCAGTGTCTCAAGATTGTTGATTGTATTGTCGGCAAAGATATCATCCCCCACCCGCGTGACCATCATCACGTCGGCCCCCAGTTTGGCGGCGGCCACAGCCTGATTGGCTCCCTTGCCACCACAGCCCAAGCTGAAGGATGGCGCTTCCAGCGTTTCACCCGGCCCGGGCATGCGGGTGACATAGGTGATCAGATCGACCATATTGCTGCCAACGACAGCGACTTTTCCTGACATGGTTCTCTTCCCTTGATTAGCCTTTGTTATGGCCACCGTTTGCGAGATCAGAGCGCTTGAATATGCGCTTCTGCCGCCTCGGCTTCCTCTCCTGTTACATACCCCAGACGGACCTTGAAGCTGGCCGCCTCACCGCTGGCGAGCTGGCGCACATTGCCCTTTGCCTTCTCGGCCAGATAGCCCTCTGGCTCGCAGGTGGACGGCAGCGCAAAGGCAGCCACCTGCTGGTCTGCATTCACCAAAATCCAGCGTACGGTCTTGGGAAAATCATTCCGGTTATAGGCGATCTTAAAGCCGTCGCCCTCGCGCCGACGCATCAACGATGCCGTGTTGCCATCACCATCGGCTCCCACGCCACGCACATAGAGCACCTGCTCGGGATTGTAGCGCTCCGGTTCATCCAACACTTCCAGCCCCGTCGGATCCTTGGCCAGTGAATCGATAAAGGCGAGATAGTCCGGCGTGGTCTGCACATGACCCGGCACGGCAGTGCGAACCACGGTCCGATCTGGCGTAAAGGGAGCGGGCTGAATGATCTTGGCCCCTTCGCAATAAGCGAAGTTGACATGGCACATATACATGAGATCCATCGGCGCCCCACCGACATTCTGCACATCCATGCACATATCGAACAGGGTCTTGCCGGGGCGCAAGATCACCTTGGGGTGAGCGATATAATGATCCCCAAAGCCCATGACATATTCAGCAGTGCCCGTCACCGCCATATAGAGCCCCTCGTCATCTTCACCGATTTCCAGCCCCGCACAATCGAGCGCAGCCACAGGCATTTCGCCATGCAGCGCGTGGGTATCATCGGGCGATGGGCAGCCATTGCGCAACAGGCCAGAATGAAAGGCAAAGCAACCATAGGTGCCCGCAATGTCATGGGCCGGACGCGGCATGGAGAACATGTTTTTCATGGTCAGGTCGACGCCATCAAACACGGCATCCCAGATCATTTGCCCATAGAAAGGCAGGATGACCAGATGACCTCTGGCGTTGCTGATACGCAATCCCTCGATGCCGCTCTCATAGCGGAAGGTGGACGCGCTCAATTCATCGCAGTTGGCTACCGTCTGCTCATGGGCGGCGAAGTCGACTTTGCGAAGGGTGATCTTTACCGGTTCCATGGTATTTCCTCCGTCTTGTCCGAAGCCCACTTGCCAAGGCTTAAAAGCCGCAGGAAAAGCTTCGGTTCTGTTTTCAAATAGATGAAACCGTCGCCATCCACTTTTCGGGCTGGCGACGGCCAAAGAAGAGACGCTCTACCGGGCGCGGTTCTTCCAAGCATTGATGGCAATGACCAGCAGCAGGAAGGCCCCCCAGATGA from uncultured Cohaesibacter sp. carries:
- the rbsK gene encoding ribokinase, which encodes MSGKVAVVGSNMVDLITYVTRMPGPGETLEAPSFSLGCGGKGANQAVAAAKLGADVMMVTRVGDDIFADNTINNLETLGVDTRHVVRVPGTSSGVAPIFVEESGENSILIVKGANEHLTPEEVDKAAEELKQCDLIVMQLEVPLETIYHTIAFGAKHGIPTLLNPAPAQPDLDASRITDVTYLVPNESELELLTGMTVSDEDSAEAAARSLMAKGIKTVIVTLGSKGALLVTKEGRKHFAPITVTPKDTTGAGDAFIGCFAHFYTRDKDLEAALSMAVRYAADSITRQGTQKSYATGAEFEAFCASLEK
- a CDS encoding aldose 1-epimerase family protein; the protein is MEPVKITLRKVDFAAHEQTVANCDELSASTFRYESGIEGLRISNARGHLVILPFYGQMIWDAVFDGVDLTMKNMFSMPRPAHDIAGTYGCFAFHSGLLRNGCPSPDDTHALHGEMPVAALDCAGLEIGEDDEGLYMAVTGTAEYVMGFGDHYIAHPKVILRPGKTLFDMCMDVQNVGGAPMDLMYMCHVNFAYCEGAKIIQPAPFTPDRTVVRTAVPGHVQTTPDYLAFIDSLAKDPTGLEVLDEPERYNPEQVLYVRGVGADGDGNTASLMRRREGDGFKIAYNRNDFPKTVRWILVNADQQVAAFALPSTCEPEGYLAEKAKGNVRQLASGEAASFKVRLGYVTGEEAEAAEAHIQAL